From one Streptococcus oralis genomic stretch:
- a CDS encoding YbaB/EbfC family nucleoid-associated protein, whose amino-acid sequence MMNMQNMMRQAQKLQKQMEQSQAELVAMEFVGKSAQDLVQATLTGDKKVVSIDFNPAVVDPEDLETLSDMTVQAVNAALEQIDETTKKKLGAFAGKLPF is encoded by the coding sequence ATGATGAACATGCAAAACATGATGCGCCAAGCACAAAAACTTCAAAAACAAATGGAACAAAGCCAAGCAGAACTCGTTGCCATGGAATTTGTTGGAAAATCAGCTCAGGACCTTGTCCAAGCAACTTTGACTGGAGACAAAAAAGTTGTCAGCATTGACTTCAACCCAGCAGTTGTAGATCCAGAAGATCTCGAAACACTTTCAGATATGACTGTTCAAGCAGTTAACGCTGCTCTTGAACAAATTGATGAAACGACTAAGAAGAAACTAGGAGCTTTCGCTGGAAAATTGCCTTTCTAA
- a CDS encoding histidine phosphatase family protein, with protein MKLYFVRHGRTVWNLEGRFQGASGDSPLLPDSIDVLKQLGQHLKEIPFDTIYSSDLPRAVKSAEIIQSQLLAPCPLKSIPNLREWQLGKLEGLKIATLNAIYPQQIKAFRSNLAQFDTRMFEAESLYSTTQRTIQFIKSLKESPAERILIVGHGANLTASLRTLLGYKEAHLRKDGGLANASLTVLETENFETFTLERWNDTSYQRK; from the coding sequence ATGAAACTCTATTTTGTCCGTCATGGTCGGACTGTCTGGAATCTTGAAGGACGTTTTCAAGGTGCTAGCGGCGACTCTCCCCTTCTTCCAGATTCCATTGACGTTTTAAAACAACTGGGTCAACATCTCAAGGAAATTCCTTTTGATACGATTTATTCTAGTGATTTACCCAGAGCAGTCAAATCTGCTGAGATTATCCAAAGTCAACTCCTAGCCCCTTGTCCTTTAAAGAGCATTCCTAACCTACGTGAATGGCAACTTGGAAAACTAGAGGGATTAAAAATCGCTACGCTCAATGCCATCTACCCACAACAAATCAAGGCCTTTCGCTCTAATCTGGCCCAGTTTGATACGAGGATGTTTGAAGCCGAATCTCTCTACTCTACGACTCAGCGAACCATTCAGTTTATCAAATCTCTGAAAGAAAGTCCGGCTGAAAGAATTTTGATTGTCGGGCATGGGGCAAATCTCACTGCTAGCCTACGCACTCTCTTAGGCTATAAAGAGGCTCACCTTCGCAAAGATGGAGGCTTGGCCAATGCTAGTCTGACAGTTTTAGAGACCGAGAATTTTGAAACCTTCACTCTGGAAAGATGGAATGACACTTCCTATCAAAGAAAATAA
- the glmU gene encoding bifunctional UDP-N-acetylglucosamine diphosphorylase/glucosamine-1-phosphate N-acetyltransferase GlmU, protein MSNYAIILAAGKGTRMKSDLPKVLHKVAGISMLEHVFRSVGAIQPEKTVTVVGHKAELVEQVLAGQTDFVTQSEQLGTGHAVMMAEPILQNRTGHTLVIAGDTPLITGESLKNLLDFHINHKNVATILTAEAADPFGYGRIVRNDNAEVLRIVEQKDATDFEKQIKEINTGTYVFDNERLFEALKNINTNNAQGEYYITDVIGIFRNAGEKVGAYTLKDFDESLGVNDRVALATAEAVMRRRINQKHMVNGVSFVNPEATYIDIDVEIAPEVKIEANVTLKGQTKIGAETILTNGTYIVDSTVGAGAVITNSMIEESSVEDGVTVGPYAHIRPGSSLAAQVHIGNFVEVKGSSIGENTKAGHLTYIGNCEVGSNVNFGAGTITVNYDGKNKYKTVIGNNVFVGSNSTIIAPVELGDNSLVGAGSTITKNVPADAIAIGRGRQVNKDEYATRLPHHPKNQ, encoded by the coding sequence ATGTCAAATTATGCCATTATTCTAGCAGCGGGTAAAGGTACTCGCATGAAATCAGATCTTCCAAAGGTACTTCATAAAGTAGCTGGAATTTCGATGTTGGAACATGTTTTTCGTAGTGTTGGTGCGATTCAACCTGAAAAAACAGTTACTGTAGTTGGTCACAAGGCAGAGCTAGTTGAGCAAGTATTAGCCGGTCAGACAGACTTTGTTACCCAATCAGAACAACTAGGAACTGGGCATGCTGTCATGATGGCAGAGCCTATTCTCCAAAATCGTACAGGCCACACATTGGTTATCGCTGGAGATACTCCTCTGATTACAGGTGAAAGCTTGAAAAACCTCTTGGATTTCCATATTAATCACAAAAATGTTGCGACGATTTTAACAGCTGAAGCAGCTGATCCTTTTGGATATGGTCGTATCGTCCGTAACGATAATGCTGAAGTTCTTCGTATTGTTGAGCAGAAAGATGCCACAGACTTTGAAAAGCAAATTAAGGAAATCAATACAGGAACTTATGTATTTGACAATGAGCGTCTTTTTGAAGCCCTTAAAAACATCAACACCAACAATGCCCAAGGTGAGTACTATATTACTGACGTGATTGGTATTTTCCGTAATGCGGGTGAAAAGGTTGGGGCCTATACTCTCAAGGATTTTGATGAAAGTCTTGGCGTAAATGACCGTGTAGCTCTTGCGACTGCGGAAGCAGTGATGCGTCGCCGTATCAATCAAAAGCACATGGTTAATGGTGTTAGTTTTGTTAATCCGGAAGCAACTTACATCGATATTGATGTTGAGATTGCTCCCGAAGTCAAAATCGAAGCCAACGTTACCTTGAAAGGTCAAACGAAGATTGGTGCGGAGACTATTTTAACAAATGGAACTTATATCGTAGATAGTACCGTTGGAGCTGGAGCCGTGATTACCAACTCTATGATTGAGGAAAGTAGTGTTGAGGACGGTGTAACAGTTGGTCCCTATGCTCATATCCGTCCAGGTTCAAGTCTGGCTGCTCAAGTTCACATTGGAAATTTTGTTGAAGTAAAAGGATCTTCAATCGGTGAAAATACCAAGGCTGGTCATTTGACTTATATTGGAAACTGTGAAGTGGGTAGCAACGTTAATTTTGGTGCAGGAACTATTACAGTTAACTACGATGGCAAAAATAAATATAAAACTGTCATTGGCAATAATGTCTTTGTTGGCTCAAACTCAACTATTATTGCTCCTGTAGAACTTGGGGATAATTCTCTGGTTGGAGCGGGTTCAACCATTACCAAGAATGTTCCTGCTGATGCCATTGCTATCGGCCGTGGACGTCAGGTCAACAAAGATGAATATGCGACTCGCCTACCTCATCATCCCAAGAACCAGTAG
- a CDS encoding aminoacyl-tRNA deacylase, giving the protein MAKKVKIKKTLVEQILTKAGINHTGIHINALEGELPSEYDRTHIFKTLALLGDKTGPIIGIVPITEHLAEKKLAKVSGNKKVSMIPQKDLEKTTGYIHGANNPVGIRQKHNYPIFIDQTALDLDQMIVSAGEVGHSIIIRPQDLASFVKANFADLLEENN; this is encoded by the coding sequence ATGGCAAAGAAAGTTAAGATTAAGAAAACCTTGGTCGAACAAATCTTGACCAAGGCGGGTATTAACCATACTGGTATTCATATCAACGCGCTTGAGGGTGAACTTCCTTCGGAATATGATCGAACACATATCTTTAAAACCTTGGCTCTGCTGGGTGATAAGACGGGGCCAATCATCGGAATCGTTCCCATAACAGAACACCTCGCTGAGAAAAAACTAGCAAAGGTTTCTGGTAATAAAAAAGTGAGCATGATTCCTCAAAAAGATCTGGAAAAAACGACAGGCTATATTCATGGGGCTAATAACCCCGTCGGCATTCGCCAAAAACACAATTATCCTATTTTTATTGATCAGACTGCTTTGGATTTAGACCAAATGATTGTCTCTGCTGGAGAAGTCGGGCATAGTATCATCATTCGACCTCAAGACTTAGCCAGCTTTGTAAAAGCAAATTTTGCTGATCTCTTGGAGGAAAACAACTGA
- the rocS gene encoding chromosome segregation protein RocS, with amino-acid sequence MSIEMTVSEIAEVLGLSRQAINNRVKELPEEDTKKNDKGVTVVTRSGLIKLEEIYKKTIFEDEPVSDDVKQRELMEILVDEKNAEILRLYEQLKAKDRQLSEKDEQMRIKDRQIAEKDKQLDQQQQLTLQAMKDQETLKLELDQAKEEVQATKKGFFTRLFGGK; translated from the coding sequence ATGAGTATTGAAATGACCGTCAGTGAGATTGCAGAGGTCTTAGGACTATCTCGTCAAGCAATCAACAATCGTGTCAAAGAACTTCCAGAAGAGGACACGAAAAAAAATGACAAAGGTGTAACTGTAGTTACTCGAAGTGGCTTGATTAAGCTAGAAGAAATCTATAAAAAAACGATTTTTGAAGATGAACCAGTCAGTGATGATGTCAAACAACGTGAACTGATGGAAATCTTGGTCGATGAGAAAAATGCTGAAATTCTTCGTTTGTACGAGCAGCTCAAGGCAAAAGACCGCCAGTTATCAGAAAAAGATGAACAGATGCGTATCAAAGACCGACAGATTGCTGAAAAGGACAAACAGTTGGACCAACAGCAACAGTTAACTCTTCAAGCGATGAAGGATCAAGAAACCTTGAAACTCGAGTTGGACCAAGCAAAAGAAGAAGTCCAAGCAACCAAAAAAGGCTTTTTTACTCGCCTTTTTGGAGGAAAATAA
- a CDS encoding DUF368 domain-containing protein yields MFSWIARVIKGIVIALGFILPGISGGVLAAILGIYERMISFLAHPFKDFKANVLYFIPVAIGMLLGIGLFSYPIEYLLENYQVYVLWSFAGAIIGTVPSLLKESTRESDRDKIDLVWFWTTFILSGLGLYALNFVVGSLSASFANFILAGALLALGVLVPGLSPSNLLLILGLYAPMLSGFKTFDLFGTFLPIGIGAGATLIIFSKLMDHALNNYHSRVYHFIIGIVLSSTLLILIPNAGSAESIQYTGLSIVSYVLIAFFFALGIWLGIWMSQLEDKYK; encoded by the coding sequence ATGTTTTCATGGATTGCAAGAGTTATTAAAGGAATCGTCATCGCCTTAGGATTTATCTTACCAGGAATTTCAGGCGGTGTTTTGGCAGCTATTTTGGGGATCTACGAGCGAATGATTAGCTTTCTGGCTCATCCTTTTAAGGATTTTAAAGCGAATGTCCTATACTTTATCCCAGTAGCAATCGGGATGTTGCTAGGCATTGGTTTGTTTTCTTATCCAATCGAGTATCTGCTAGAAAATTACCAGGTCTATGTTTTATGGAGTTTTGCGGGAGCCATCATCGGTACAGTTCCTAGCCTCCTTAAAGAATCTACTCGAGAATCTGATCGTGACAAGATCGACCTAGTCTGGTTCTGGACTACCTTTATCCTTTCAGGCCTAGGGCTCTACGCGCTAAACTTTGTTGTTGGTTCTCTCAGTGCTAGTTTCGCTAATTTCATCTTAGCGGGTGCTCTTTTAGCGCTTGGTGTCTTGGTGCCTGGTTTAAGTCCGTCAAATCTACTCTTGATTTTAGGATTGTACGCTCCAATGCTCTCTGGTTTTAAGACCTTTGATTTATTCGGTACTTTCCTTCCTATCGGAATAGGTGCAGGTGCAACCCTCATCATTTTTTCAAAATTAATGGACCATGCCTTGAACAACTACCACTCGCGTGTGTATCACTTTATCATTGGGATTGTGCTATCAAGCACCCTCTTGATTTTGATTCCAAATGCTGGAAGTGCTGAAAGTATCCAATACACTGGACTTTCTATCGTGAGTTATGTTCTCATCGCCTTCTTCTTTGCACTTGGTATTTGGCTTGGTATCTGGATGAGTCAATTGGAGGATAAGTATAAATAA
- a CDS encoding 5'-methylthioadenosine/adenosylhomocysteine nucleosidase, whose translation MKIGIIAAMPEELVYLTQNLDKPKEVQVLGNTYYTGSVGNTEVVLVQSGIGKVMSAMSVAVLANHFQVEAIINTGSAGALADGIAVGDVVIADRLAYHDVDVTAFGYAYGQMAQQPLYFESDKTFVAKIQESLSQLEQTWHLGLIATGDSFIAGDDKIASIKSHFPDVLAVEMEGAAIAQAAQALGLPFLVIRAMSDNANHEASISFDEFIIEAGRRSAQVLLAFLKALD comes from the coding sequence ATGAAAATTGGAATCATTGCTGCCATGCCAGAAGAACTCGTATATTTGACTCAGAATTTGGACAAACCTAAAGAAGTCCAAGTCCTTGGAAATACTTACTACACTGGCTCTGTTGGCAATACAGAAGTCGTTCTAGTTCAGAGTGGGATTGGAAAAGTCATGTCGGCTATGAGTGTAGCAGTGTTAGCTAACCACTTCCAAGTAGAAGCTATCATCAATACAGGATCAGCAGGTGCTCTTGCAGATGGGATTGCTGTTGGTGATGTCGTGATTGCAGATAGACTAGCTTACCATGATGTGGATGTGACTGCTTTTGGCTATGCTTATGGCCAAATGGCGCAACAACCGCTTTATTTTGAATCAGACAAAACCTTTGTAGCCAAAATCCAAGAGAGTCTATCTCAGTTAGAACAGACCTGGCACCTAGGCTTGATTGCTACAGGAGATAGCTTTATAGCTGGAGATGATAAGATTGCTAGTATCAAATCCCACTTCCCTGATGTTTTAGCAGTTGAAATGGAAGGGGCTGCCATTGCACAAGCAGCTCAGGCTCTTGGCCTACCTTTCCTAGTCATTCGTGCAATGAGTGACAATGCCAATCACGAAGCCTCTATCTCTTTTGATGAGTTTATTATCGAAGCTGGACGTCGTTCTGCCCAAGTCTTACTAGCCTTTCTAAAAGCTTTAGATTAA
- the lysS gene encoding lysine--tRNA ligase, translating to MSTEHMEELNDQQIVRREKMAALREQGIDPFGKRFERTANSQELKDKFAELDKEQLHELNETATIAGRLVTKRGKGKVGFAHLQDREGQIQIYVRKDEVGEENYEIFKKADLGDFLGVEGEVMRTDMGELSIKATHITHLSKALRPLPEKFHGLTDVETIYRKRYLDLISNRESFERFVTRSKIISEIRRYLDQKGFLEVETPVLHNEAGGAAARPFITHHNAQNIDMVLRIATELHLKRLIVGGMERVYEIGRIFRNEGMDATHNPEFTSIEVYQAYADFQDIMDLTEGIIQHAAKAVKGDGPVNYQGTEIKINEPFKRVHMVDAIKEITGVDFWQDMTFEEAKAIAAEKKVPVEKHYTEVGHIINAFFEEFVEETLIQPTFVYGHPVAVSPLAKKNPEDDRFTDRFELFIMTKEYGNAFTELNDPIDQLSRFEAQAKAKELGDDEATGIDYDYIEALEYGMPPTGGLGIGIDRLCMLLTDTTTIRDVLLFPTMK from the coding sequence ATGTCTACAGAACATATGGAAGAACTAAATGACCAGCAGATCGTTCGCCGTGAAAAAATGGCTGCGCTCCGTGAACAAGGAATCGATCCCTTCGGAAAACGTTTTGAACGTACTGCTAACTCACAAGAACTAAAAGATAAATTTGCAGAACTCGATAAAGAACAACTACATGAATTAAATGAAACTGCTACTATCGCTGGACGCTTAGTAACTAAACGTGGAAAAGGAAAAGTTGGCTTTGCCCATCTTCAAGACCGAGAAGGTCAAATCCAGATCTACGTTCGTAAAGACGAAGTTGGCGAAGAAAACTACGAAATCTTCAAAAAAGCAGACCTTGGTGACTTCCTTGGTGTCGAAGGTGAAGTCATGCGTACTGATATGGGAGAGCTCTCTATCAAGGCCACACACATCACACACTTGTCTAAAGCACTTCGCCCGCTTCCTGAGAAATTCCACGGTTTGACAGACGTTGAAACAATTTATCGTAAACGTTACCTTGACTTGATTTCTAATCGTGAAAGCTTTGAACGCTTTGTCACTCGTTCAAAAATCATCTCTGAAATCCGTCGTTATCTAGACCAAAAAGGTTTCCTTGAAGTGGAAACACCTGTTCTTCATAATGAAGCCGGTGGTGCTGCTGCCCGTCCATTTATCACTCACCACAATGCCCAAAACATTGATATGGTCCTTCGTATCGCGACTGAGCTTCACTTAAAACGTCTTATCGTTGGTGGTATGGAACGAGTCTATGAAATTGGCCGTATCTTCCGTAACGAAGGAATGGACGCTACTCATAACCCTGAGTTTACTTCTATCGAGGTTTACCAAGCTTATGCAGACTTCCAAGATATCATGGACTTGACGGAAGGTATTATCCAACACGCTGCTAAGGCAGTTAAGGGTGATGGTCCAGTTAACTACCAAGGAACTGAAATCAAAATCAACGAACCATTCAAACGCGTTCACATGGTAGATGCTATCAAGGAAATTACTGGTGTAGACTTCTGGCAAGACATGACTTTCGAGGAAGCTAAAGCTATCGCTGCTGAGAAGAAAGTTCCAGTTGAGAAACACTACACTGAAGTTGGTCACATTATCAACGCCTTCTTTGAAGAGTTCGTTGAAGAAACCTTGATTCAACCAACCTTTGTCTATGGTCATCCAGTAGCTGTGTCTCCACTTGCTAAGAAGAACCCTGAAGACGACCGCTTTACTGACCGCTTTGAGCTCTTCATTATGACCAAGGAATACGGTAACGCCTTTACTGAGTTGAACGACCCAATTGATCAGCTTAGCCGTTTTGAAGCTCAAGCTAAAGCTAAAGAGCTTGGTGATGATGAAGCAACAGGCATCGACTACGACTACATTGAGGCTCTTGAATACGGTATGCCTCCAACAGGTGGTTTGGGAATCGGTATCGACCGTCTCTGCATGCTCCTCACTGATACAACTACTATCCGTGATGTATTGCTCTTCCCAACAATGAAATAA
- a CDS encoding glycerophosphoryl diester phosphodiesterase membrane domain-containing protein: MKPEKPKKLGFRKIYYNLDKILFLFFLIFMMVEFVWLPLNSWIAGILLRQTGYLFISYNNFWAIIQGSPFISLAFLILIAINLLVAYFQICLLFIGARHLLYHEKRTLIEYSRKVFHQSFLFVKRLSFCKMAFVFFYIAMLFPFIRKILKIYYLNKIIIPDFIVTYLEDKNWLVGLLIIASAWIFLYISVRFMFALPKILFERKTVRESVKYSLQKTKKNVLFFSWHLLLIIIKTYLFFFVLLIPLLFAQAVMDNFTQKESLILGVINFVLIKNLHYMTLTYFLVKFVSFLTGEELEIMPRRKKDHLMRWGVMGCASIFFALEGYIYLESPDTNTPLVISHRGVSNKNGVQNTVQSLEKTAQLKPDLIEMDVQETKDGQFVMMHDANLKSLARINATPQDLTLDELTNTDIYENGYQTKISSFDDYLERANTLNQKLLIEIKTSKKDSPQMMDHFLEKYGATIKKYGHQMQSLDYHVIDKVLAYDSEIPVYFILPYNSVFPRTKATGYTMEYSTLDEYFVNKLWTTDQRLYVWTVNGSEAFDKAVRLGADGMITDDLEMVQSQVTMAQDDPEYTELLLKKAMEFFDF, from the coding sequence ATGAAACCTGAAAAACCTAAAAAGCTAGGTTTTAGGAAGATATACTATAACCTAGATAAGATTTTATTTCTATTTTTCTTGATATTTATGATGGTTGAGTTTGTCTGGCTACCATTAAATTCATGGATTGCTGGCATCCTTCTGAGACAAACTGGTTATTTGTTTATCTCCTACAATAACTTTTGGGCGATTATACAAGGCTCGCCTTTTATCAGTTTAGCCTTTCTCATCTTAATTGCAATCAATCTCCTGGTCGCCTATTTCCAGATTTGTCTTTTGTTTATCGGGGCGCGGCACCTTCTCTACCATGAAAAGAGAACCTTGATTGAGTATAGTAGAAAAGTCTTTCACCAGAGCTTTCTATTTGTCAAACGATTGAGCTTTTGTAAGATGGCTTTTGTCTTTTTTTACATTGCTATGCTTTTCCCGTTCATCCGTAAGATTTTAAAAATCTATTACCTCAACAAAATTATTATCCCTGATTTTATCGTTACATACCTAGAAGATAAGAACTGGCTGGTAGGGCTGTTGATCATAGCATCCGCTTGGATCTTTCTCTACATTTCTGTTCGCTTCATGTTTGCCCTTCCTAAGATTCTCTTTGAAAGAAAGACAGTAAGAGAAAGTGTGAAATATAGTCTCCAAAAGACGAAGAAAAACGTCCTTTTCTTCTCTTGGCATCTCCTACTCATTATCATTAAAACCTATCTCTTCTTCTTTGTCTTGTTAATCCCCTTGCTCTTTGCTCAGGCAGTAATGGATAATTTTACTCAAAAAGAATCCTTGATTCTTGGTGTGATTAATTTTGTCTTGATTAAAAACCTCCATTACATGACTCTGACTTATTTCCTAGTGAAGTTTGTTTCCTTCCTGACAGGAGAAGAGTTGGAGATCATGCCAAGGCGAAAGAAAGACCATTTGATGAGGTGGGGAGTCATGGGGTGTGCAAGTATCTTCTTTGCTTTAGAAGGTTACATCTATTTGGAGTCTCCGGATACCAATACACCTTTAGTGATTTCGCACAGAGGAGTAAGTAATAAAAATGGTGTTCAAAATACTGTGCAGTCTTTGGAAAAGACAGCTCAACTAAAACCAGATCTCATTGAAATGGATGTTCAGGAAACGAAAGACGGTCAGTTCGTGATGATGCACGATGCTAACCTTAAATCGCTTGCAAGAATTAATGCTACACCGCAAGACTTAACTCTGGATGAATTAACAAATACAGATATTTACGAGAATGGTTATCAAACAAAGATTTCAAGTTTTGATGATTATTTAGAACGTGCAAATACATTAAACCAAAAATTGCTGATTGAGATTAAAACCAGTAAAAAAGATAGCCCACAAATGATGGACCATTTTCTCGAAAAGTATGGAGCTACTATCAAGAAATATGGTCACCAGATGCAGTCACTAGACTATCATGTGATTGATAAGGTCTTGGCTTATGATTCTGAAATTCCAGTGTACTTCATTCTGCCATATAATAGTGTGTTTCCGAGAACCAAGGCGACTGGTTATACCATGGAATATTCAACTTTGGATGAATACTTTGTCAATAAACTCTGGACAACTGATCAGAGACTCTATGTTTGGACAGTAAATGGTTCGGAGGCATTTGATAAAGCCGTTCGCCTCGGCGCAGATGGCATGATTACTGATGATCTTGAAATGGTCCAGTCACAAGTCACAATGGCTCAAGACGATCCGGAATATACGGAATTACTCTTAAAGAAAGCAATGGAATTCTTTGATTTCTAA
- a CDS encoding NUDIX hydrolase → MEFEEKTISRKEIYQGPIFKLVQDQVELPEGKGTAQRDLIFHNGAVCVLAVTAEDKIVLVKQYRKAIEAVSYEIPAGKLELGENADPMAAALRELEEEVAYTAKLELLYDFYSAIGFCNEKLKLYLASDLVKVENPRPQDDDETLEVLEVSLEEAKNLIQSGHICDAKTIMAIQYWELQKK, encoded by the coding sequence ATGGAATTTGAAGAAAAAACGATTAGTCGGAAGGAAATCTATCAAGGTCCTATCTTTAAATTGGTGCAAGATCAGGTAGAACTGCCAGAAGGCAAAGGTACTGCCCAACGTGATTTGATTTTTCACAATGGAGCTGTTTGTGTACTAGCTGTGACAGCTGAAGACAAAATCGTTCTCGTTAAGCAATACCGAAAAGCTATCGAGGCGGTTTCTTATGAGATTCCTGCTGGTAAACTAGAACTTGGTGAAAATGCTGATCCAATGGCAGCGGCCCTTCGTGAATTGGAAGAAGAGGTTGCCTACACAGCTAAGTTAGAACTGTTGTACGATTTCTATTCTGCGATTGGATTTTGTAATGAAAAACTAAAACTCTACCTTGCTAGTGATTTGGTCAAGGTGGAAAATCCTCGTCCACAAGATGATGATGAAACTTTGGAAGTTCTAGAAGTGAGTCTAGAGGAGGCTAAGAACCTAATCCAGTCAGGTCATATCTGTGATGCCAAGACCATTATGGCGATCCAGTACTGGGAACTACAAAAGAAATAG
- a CDS encoding 3'-5' exonuclease, producing MEKLRDYIAFDLEFNQHEGVTHLIQVSAVRFQDGQESAAFDSYVHTTAPLKSFINGLTGITAETLKDAPKVEQVLKDFQEFVGDIPIVGYNAAKSDLPILLEHGIDYRDQYKVDLYEEAFERRSSDLHGIANLKLQTVANFLGFHGKSHNSLEDARMTARVYEAFLESDEGKLLIEDQSSFSMNNPFGGLDLSQFLD from the coding sequence ATGGAAAAATTAAGAGATTATATCGCCTTTGATTTGGAATTCAATCAACACGAGGGGGTTACCCATTTAATTCAAGTATCGGCAGTCCGCTTTCAAGATGGACAAGAAAGTGCTGCTTTTGATTCTTATGTTCATACTACAGCACCATTGAAGAGTTTTATCAATGGTTTGACTGGAATCACAGCTGAAACCTTGAAAGATGCGCCAAAAGTAGAACAAGTTTTAAAGGACTTTCAAGAATTCGTTGGCGACATACCTATCGTTGGTTACAATGCAGCTAAGAGTGATTTGCCTATTCTCTTGGAGCATGGTATTGATTATCGTGACCAGTATAAGGTTGATCTATATGAGGAGGCTTTTGAACGCCGTAGTTCTGACCTACACGGCATAGCCAATCTTAAATTACAAACTGTAGCGAATTTTTTAGGCTTTCACGGGAAGTCTCATAACAGTTTAGAAGACGCCCGCATGACGGCGCGTGTTTACGAGGCTTTTTTGGAATCAGATGAAGGAAAGCTATTAATAGAAGACCAGAGTAGTTTTTCTATGAATAATCCTTTCGGTGGCTTAGATTTATCCCAATTTTTAGACTAG
- a CDS encoding glycoside hydrolase family 25 protein, translating into MRKKIHPAIIFTLFTIFIAILILNRPTYEDHPVKSKPNAVQVENQALHNLDKPIIDVSGWQRPEEINYDTLSQNISGVIVRVHNGAQHTEKNDAAYANGIDKAYKSHITEFQKRNVPVGVYAYLASPSKEEMEKAAEVFYNAASPYNPSYYWLDVEEKTMSDMNEGVEAFRAKLESLGAKNIGIYIGVYFMQEHSINTDKFTAIWIPSYGTDSGYFETTPNTSLDYDLHQYTSKGRIAGFEHHLDINLISTLKEKEETFRKLFLRP; encoded by the coding sequence ATGAGAAAAAAGATTCATCCAGCTATTATTTTTACTTTATTTACTATATTTATAGCTATTTTGATCCTCAATAGACCAACTTATGAAGACCATCCCGTCAAGTCAAAACCAAATGCTGTCCAGGTTGAAAATCAGGCCTTGCATAATCTTGACAAACCTATTATTGATGTCTCTGGTTGGCAAAGACCTGAGGAAATCAACTACGATACCTTGTCTCAAAATATTTCAGGTGTTATTGTTCGCGTCCACAATGGGGCTCAACATACTGAAAAAAATGATGCCGCTTATGCCAATGGTATTGATAAAGCCTATAAAAGTCATATTACAGAATTTCAAAAGCGGAATGTCCCAGTTGGAGTCTATGCCTATCTAGCTAGCCCCAGCAAGGAAGAAATGGAAAAAGCCGCTGAAGTTTTCTATAATGCTGCTTCTCCTTACAACCCTAGTTACTATTGGTTGGACGTGGAAGAAAAAACAATGTCTGATATGAATGAAGGGGTTGAAGCCTTTCGTGCTAAACTGGAATCTTTAGGTGCTAAAAACATCGGCATCTATATTGGAGTTTACTTCATGCAAGAACACAGTATCAATACAGATAAGTTTACTGCTATTTGGATTCCTTCCTACGGGACAGACTCTGGTTACTTTGAAACAACACCCAATACCAGTTTAGACTACGACCTCCATCAATACACTTCAAAAGGAAGAATTGCTGGATTTGAACATCATTTAGATATTAATCTTATTTCTACCTTGAAGGAAAAAGAAGAAACCTTCAGAAAACTATTTTTAAGACCATAA
- the macP gene encoding cell wall synthase accessory phosphoprotein MacP, protein MGKPLLTDEMIERANRGEKISGPPLQDDEETKILPTSSQHFSYSRSRDHGFSQDTLTIEVEPTIHKSRRIENTKRNVFNSKLNRILFAVILLLILLILAMKLL, encoded by the coding sequence ATGGGAAAACCTTTATTAACAGACGAAATGATTGAACGTGCCAACCGAGGTGAGAAAATCTCAGGACCACCTCTTCAAGATGATGAGGAAACAAAGATCCTACCAACGTCTTCACAACATTTTAGTTATTCACGCTCTAGAGACCACGGTTTTAGTCAAGATACACTTACAATCGAAGTAGAACCAACAATTCATAAGAGTCGCCGCATTGAGAACACTAAGAGAAATGTTTTTAATTCGAAACTCAATCGCATCTTGTTTGCAGTCATCCTACTTTTGATTTTGTTAATTTTAGCGATGAAACTCTTGTAA